The genomic segment TATTATTATGGGCACAGTTGATTTTGTTATGAGGGAATCAACAATTTTCGATATCTCCCTGCCTGTTGAGATTCCAGGGCCTATTGCAAGCACATCTGCCTTCCCTGAAAGAAAATTAAGTATTTTACCAATTGCTTTTGATGATAATGTTCCGTCTCCGGCATCCGGAAGCGGGAGGGTCATCTCCTCTGTAACCCTCGAGTGAAATACATCCATAAGAGATTCAGGAACTCCTATTGTCACAAGCCCTGCACCTGCCCTCAAACACGCCTTTGCAGCCATAAGGGCTGCTCCTGTCTTTCCTTTTGAACCAGCAACAACAAGGACATGCCCGTAATCACCTTTATGGGAATACTTTGGCCTTTTAGGCAATAACATAGACATATCCTTTTTCTCAACAAGTTCAACCGTGAGTTTTTCAGAATTGATGAGGTTTTCAGGAAAACCTATGCCTTCGATAAACAGTTTCCCGGTATGCCCTGCACCTGGATACAGGAAGTGCCCTCTCTTTGGAAGGCCAAAGGTAACAGTAAAATTAGCCTTAACTGCGCAACCCATAACTTGACCTGTATCAGAAGAAATCCCTGATGGAATGTCGATAGAGATAACAGGGCTTGAGGATATGTTCGTTTTATTAATCACTTCAGATAAAGGAGGCCTTACATTTTTGCTTAGCCCTGTGCCTAAAAGGGCATCAACAATTATTGCATTGTCGATGTCTTTTTCAGAAAGTTTTTTATTAGTCTCAATACAGACACCTGACCTCTTCGCCTTCTTAAAACTCTCAAGCGCCTCTCCATTAAGCCCTTTCACCTCTGCAAAGAGGAATGCCTTTACAGGCCACCCTTCATTATGGAGTTTCCTTGCTGCAACCATACCGTCACCGCCGTTATTTCCGCCGCCAGAAAGGACAACAACTTTTTGTTTCTTGAAAAGTTTTTTAATCCTCTTTGCAACAGAAAGCCCTGCCTTTTCCATGAGGACAATGCCTGAAACACCATAGTCCTCGATGGTCTTCCTGTCTATCTCGCGCATCTCTTCAGCAGTCACTACCTTGAGCATTGGTATATATTAATCCTTTCTTAATTTAAAATGATACCTAACTTTGTAGAATCCTGCATGCCAAGGATAGCAAAAAATACAGGGACACATCCCATATTTCTTGACATTGCAGAACTAACTTTGTAGAATCCTGCATGCCAAGGATAGCAAGGGGAGTGGCTGTTAGGTATCCTCATCATATCGTACAAAGAGGAAATAACAGAGAGAAGATCTTCTTTCATGATAAAGACAAAGACAAATATTTGTCTTTATTAAAGAAATATTCAGAAAAGTGGGGTACGACAATCCTTGCTTATTGCTTAATGAGCAATCATGTACACCTATTGGCAAAACCGCTTGAAGAAGTGTCGCTTTATAAGATGATGCAGGGATTAACTCTGTGTTACACGCAGTATGTCAACAGAACATATAAAAGAACAGGAAGACTATGGGAGAGCAGATACCATTCCTGCATAATTGACAAAGAGAAATATTTGTGGGCCGTAGCACGATATATCGAACAAAACCCTATGCGAGCAAGAATAGTGAACAGGGCAGAAGAGTTTTCTCACTCAAGTGCACGGGCACATATAAATGGAATAAAAGACGATGTATTGGGGGAAGAACTATTTACTGAAGGACAGAGAAGGGATTATGCAAAATTTATTAGCTCGCGTGGATCAGAAAACGAGATGAATGAGATAAGATATTATACGAGGACAGGCAGACCATTAGGAAGCGAACAATTTGTTAGCAAAATGGAAAAGAAACTTCAGAGGAGATTCACGTTAAAATCTCCTGGGAGACCGAAAAAGAAGAAGGATTAAACGGAAAATATGGGATGTGTCCCTGTATTTTGTACTGATTTTGTATTCCTGTATTTTGTATTCAAAATTATTATTGACTGCAGGTATATTTAAGGTATAATAATTATACTATGGAGTTTGAGTTCGACCCCAGGAAAAGTAAAAGCAACAAGCAGAAACACGGTATTGATTTTTACGAGGCGCAGGAATTATGGGATGACCCAGACTTTATTGAGATTCCAGTAAAGACCAGTGATGAACCAAGATTTTTGGTAATAGGAACAATATCAGAAAAGCACTGGTCAGGAATTATTACATATCGGACTGAAAAGATAAGAATTATTTCAGTACGCCGATCCAGAAAAGAGGAGGTTGATATATATGAAAGCGCGTGAGTTTGATAAGAAATTTGACGAAGGCAAAGAGGATATTACCAAATACCTTGATATATCAAA from the Nitrospirota bacterium genome contains:
- a CDS encoding NAD(P)H-hydrate epimerase, translated to MLKVVTAEEMREIDRKTIEDYGVSGIVLMEKAGLSVAKRIKKLFKKQKVVVLSGGGNNGGDGMVAARKLHNEGWPVKAFLFAEVKGLNGEALESFKKAKRSGVCIETNKKLSEKDIDNAIIVDALLGTGLSKNVRPPLSEVINKTNISSSPVISIDIPSGISSDTGQVMGCAVKANFTVTFGLPKRGHFLYPGAGHTGKLFIEGIGFPENLINSEKLTVELVEKKDMSMLLPKRPKYSHKGDYGHVLVVAGSKGKTGAALMAAKACLRAGAGLVTIGVPESLMDVFHSRVTEEMTLPLPDAGDGTLSSKAIGKILNFLSGKADVLAIGPGISTGREISKIVDSLITKSTVPIIIDADALNALGKNRNILKEAKATLILTPHPGEMSRITGKAVKDIEADRINSAIELPGHGHSRSR
- a CDS encoding transposase yields the protein MPRIARGVAVRYPHHIVQRGNNREKIFFHDKDKDKYLSLLKKYSEKWGTTILAYCLMSNHVHLLAKPLEEVSLYKMMQGLTLCYTQYVNRTYKRTGRLWESRYHSCIIDKEKYLWAVARYIEQNPMRARIVNRAEEFSHSSARAHINGIKDDVLGEELFTEGQRRDYAKFISSRGSENEMNEIRYYTRTGRPLGSEQFVSKMEKKLQRRFTLKSPGRPKKKKD
- a CDS encoding BrnT family toxin, giving the protein MEFEFDPRKSKSNKQKHGIDFYEAQELWDDPDFIEIPVKTSDEPRFLVIGTISEKHWSGIITYRTEKIRIISVRRSRKEEVDIYESA